A genomic region of Lysinibacillus sp. 2017 contains the following coding sequences:
- a CDS encoding sulfurtransferase produces the protein MPKVFVTADKLERNGRFIDTRFDLQNDELGKELYDKEHIEGAIYWDLEQDLSDMTKTDGRHPLPNKEDLHALFEKHGLRYDDAIYIYDQGASPYATRAWWILKYAGFQHAYIVNGGYDALMFAGFSMTSAVPTFAPTKLDLNWNDSILMSRKDVLNIVEGNHKATLLDARAAGRYRGDFEPLDPIAGHIPTAKNYDWELLKDQSQLVITNSLLEKVSKDEEIIIYCGSGVTATPIYSILAQAGYQNIKIYMAGYSDWSKHHSIEKGENL, from the coding sequence ATGCCAAAAGTATTTGTTACAGCAGATAAATTAGAACGTAACGGTCGTTTTATTGACACACGCTTTGATTTACAAAATGACGAATTAGGTAAAGAGTTATATGATAAAGAACATATTGAAGGGGCGATTTATTGGGATTTAGAGCAAGACCTTTCGGATATGACAAAAACGGATGGTCGTCACCCATTGCCAAATAAAGAGGATTTGCATGCGTTATTTGAAAAGCATGGTTTACGCTATGATGATGCAATTTATATTTATGATCAGGGTGCTTCGCCTTATGCGACTAGAGCTTGGTGGATATTAAAATACGCAGGCTTTCAACATGCTTATATCGTGAATGGCGGATATGATGCGTTGATGTTTGCAGGATTTTCTATGACATCAGCTGTTCCAACATTTGCCCCAACAAAGCTCGATCTAAATTGGAACGATAGTATTCTAATGTCACGTAAAGATGTGTTAAATATTGTGGAGGGCAATCACAAAGCCACATTATTGGATGCACGAGCAGCAGGACGTTACCGTGGAGATTTTGAACCGCTTGATCCGATTGCAGGACATATTCCAACCGCAAAAAATTATGATTGGGAACTACTAAAAGACCAATCCCAATTAGTTATTACGAATTCATTGCTTGAGAAAGTATCAAAGGATGAAGAAATTATTATCTATTGTGGGTCAGGAGTTACAGCAACACCGATTTATTCGATTCTTGCACAAGCAGGCTATCAAAATATCAAAATTTATATGGCGGGTTACAGTGATTGGTCGAAACATCATTCAATTGAAAAAGGCGAAAATCTGTAA
- a CDS encoding b(o/a)3-type cytochrome-c oxidase subunit 1 — protein sequence MQQPTVIKNVAPKDAKLAMANMYVAFIALLLGGLAGFLQVLVRSGEFSLPGGIKIGYYQVLTVHGVLLGLILTTFFILGFQIAAVSRTAGPLTDTQRKLGWIGFWLMTLGTAMAAVMVLLNKATVLYTFYAPLKAHWIFYLGLTLVVVGSWLLCAAQIMKYFQWKKENKGQTTPLLTYMVFVNCILWVISTSSVAAEVLLQLLPWSLGLISRVDVLLTRTLFWYFGHALVYFWLLPAYMAWYVIVPKIIGAKIFSDSLARLSFILFLLFSVPVGLHHQLTEPGIDGLWKFLQVVLTFFVIIPSLMTAFSLFATFELRGRELGAKGVLGWFKKLPWGDSRFLLPFIGMVAFIPGGAGGIVNASHQMNQLVHNTIWVTGHFHLTVATTVVLTFFGVAFWLIPHLTGRVLTPVLNKMGIYVGVLWAIGMAIMSGSMHIAGLLGAPRRSDYSEYGGAQQAIDWIPYSIAQAVGGTILFVAIILITYMIIQLAFFAPKGHEEFPVAEVAAGAEKTPAILENFKLWGVILVALILIAYTVPIIQILSNSPLGSTGFSPW from the coding sequence ATGCAACAGCCGACAGTCATTAAAAATGTCGCTCCAAAAGATGCTAAGCTAGCAATGGCTAATATGTATGTCGCATTTATCGCATTGCTACTTGGTGGTCTTGCAGGTTTTCTTCAAGTATTAGTTCGTTCAGGAGAATTTTCACTTCCTGGTGGAATTAAAATAGGCTATTACCAAGTATTAACAGTTCATGGCGTATTACTTGGCTTAATTTTAACGACATTCTTCATTTTAGGGTTCCAAATTGCCGCGGTTAGCCGTACAGCAGGACCATTAACTGACACACAACGTAAATTAGGGTGGATTGGTTTTTGGCTAATGACACTTGGTACAGCAATGGCTGCAGTCATGGTGTTACTAAATAAAGCAACTGTTCTTTATACGTTCTATGCGCCATTAAAGGCACACTGGATCTTCTATTTAGGGCTCACGCTTGTAGTAGTCGGCTCTTGGCTTTTATGTGCTGCTCAAATTATGAAATACTTCCAATGGAAAAAGGAAAATAAAGGTCAAACAACACCATTACTTACATACATGGTATTTGTAAATTGTATTTTATGGGTAATTAGTACCAGTTCAGTCGCCGCTGAGGTACTACTTCAATTGCTTCCATGGTCATTGGGGTTGATTTCTCGTGTTGACGTGTTATTAACCCGTACACTATTCTGGTACTTCGGGCACGCACTTGTATACTTCTGGTTATTACCAGCATATATGGCTTGGTATGTGATTGTTCCAAAAATCATCGGTGCTAAAATTTTCTCTGATTCATTAGCTCGTTTATCATTTATTTTATTCTTATTATTCTCAGTTCCAGTTGGTCTTCACCACCAATTAACAGAGCCTGGTATTGACGGTCTTTGGAAGTTCCTTCAAGTAGTCTTAACGTTCTTCGTTATTATACCATCATTAATGACAGCGTTCTCGTTGTTCGCAACATTTGAATTACGTGGACGTGAATTAGGCGCAAAAGGCGTACTTGGCTGGTTCAAAAAATTACCTTGGGGTGATTCACGTTTCTTACTACCATTTATCGGGATGGTCGCCTTCATTCCTGGTGGCGCTGGTGGTATCGTTAACGCATCTCACCAAATGAACCAATTAGTGCACAATACAATTTGGGTTACAGGTCACTTCCATTTAACTGTGGCAACTACAGTAGTCTTAACATTCTTCGGGGTTGCATTCTGGTTAATTCCACATTTAACTGGTCGTGTGTTAACACCAGTATTAAATAAAATGGGGATTTACGTAGGTGTACTTTGGGCAATCGGTATGGCAATTATGTCAGGATCGATGCATATTGCAGGTTTACTTGGTGCCCCTCGTCGTTCAGATTATTCCGAATATGGCGGTGCACAACAGGCAATCGATTGGATTCCTTATTCAATTGCACAAGCAGTTGGTGGAACAATTCTATTCGTAGCCATTATTTTAATCACTTATATGATAATTCAATTAGCATTCTTCGCACCAAAAGGTCATGAAGAATTCCCAGTTGCAGAAGTCGCAGCAGGAGCAGAAAAAACACCTGCTATTTTAGAGAACTTCAAGCTTTGGGGGGTTATCTTAGTCGCATTAATTCTTATCGCTTACACAGTGCCTATTATACAAATACTTTCAAATTCACCACTTGGTTCAACTGGATTCAGCCCATGGTAA
- a CDS encoding recombinase family protein gives MITLEKMLDLSSYELEKEVYYVFAYARKSQPKRETEDEENRIEKDLEMQVARLEDYCKRKGWKFKLFREVKSGENISDRPVMQEMLKEIQEGFCDAVIVVDYDRLSRGSGRDQERILNVLRNSATLIVEVSGVIFNPLNREDMNRLKMKGLFSNFEYGQIVSRFTSYKRIGAKEGKWVSGKTPFGYDRDRKTKHLIINKEEGEIYKERILKPFLNGKIVDQIVQELNNAKIPSPRNKEWTTPTVIKLLKSELYCGTIIYNKTTGSKKSMDSINKDPYRKLPPEKWTYAYDAHPPLKTLEEQDIILGLFKTRGKIQSKTNLHPLHALVKCYNCGHSMHIQKCKQKKDQEKEKFRFKPCKCGKNKGGTIEIIDTVINGVFKIYEEKLLATNIKQDEVLKQSMYAKDVEKIKNEIALNEKAIERIENAFEMGEYTIEKMIRSRKKREGIIVKLIKDIEQIHSKQSKITVIDKDKMLKRLRQYKKRILQYHNNPEKLREVYINIFDKIIWKKMKDDEAEITVKFLLEDRS, from the coding sequence ATGATTACTCTTGAAAAGATGCTAGACCTTTCATCTTATGAGTTAGAAAAAGAAGTATATTATGTTTTTGCATATGCACGTAAATCACAACCAAAAAGGGAAACAGAGGATGAAGAAAATCGAATTGAAAAAGATTTAGAAATGCAAGTGGCTCGACTTGAAGATTACTGTAAGAGAAAAGGCTGGAAATTTAAATTATTCCGTGAAGTGAAATCGGGAGAAAATATTTCTGATAGACCAGTTATGCAAGAAATGCTAAAAGAAATACAAGAGGGTTTTTGTGATGCTGTCATAGTTGTTGATTATGACCGTCTAAGCCGTGGATCGGGTAGAGACCAAGAGAGAATTTTAAACGTATTAAGAAACTCAGCTACACTAATTGTAGAAGTGTCAGGTGTTATTTTCAATCCTTTAAATAGGGAGGATATGAATCGATTAAAAATGAAGGGTTTGTTCTCAAACTTTGAGTATGGTCAAATTGTGTCTCGGTTTACAAGCTATAAGAGAATTGGAGCAAAAGAGGGGAAATGGGTTTCGGGTAAAACACCATTTGGCTATGATAGAGATAGAAAAACAAAACATTTAATTATCAACAAAGAGGAAGGGGAAATTTATAAAGAACGTATTTTAAAGCCTTTTCTTAATGGAAAGATAGTAGACCAAATAGTACAAGAGCTCAATAATGCAAAAATCCCTTCCCCTAGAAATAAAGAATGGACAACACCAACAGTTATTAAATTACTAAAAAGTGAATTATATTGTGGAACAATTATATACAATAAAACTACTGGTAGTAAAAAATCTATGGATTCCATAAATAAAGATCCTTATAGAAAACTTCCACCAGAAAAATGGACTTATGCGTATGACGCACATCCACCATTAAAAACTTTAGAAGAACAAGATATAATTTTGGGATTATTTAAAACGCGAGGTAAAATACAATCAAAGACAAATTTACACCCTTTACACGCTCTTGTTAAATGTTATAACTGTGGCCACAGCATGCATATACAAAAGTGCAAACAAAAGAAGGATCAAGAAAAGGAAAAATTTCGATTTAAGCCATGTAAATGTGGGAAAAACAAAGGTGGCACTATAGAAATTATTGATACAGTAATAAATGGTGTTTTTAAAATATATGAAGAAAAACTTTTAGCTACAAATATTAAACAAGATGAAGTATTAAAACAATCAATGTATGCAAAAGATGTTGAAAAAATTAAGAATGAAATTGCTCTCAATGAAAAGGCAATAGAGCGAATTGAAAATGCTTTTGAAATGGGAGAATATACAATAGAAAAAATGATACGGAGTCGTAAAAAGAGAGAAGGAATAATAGTAAAGTTAATTAAAGACATAGAACAAATTCATTCGAAACAAAGTAAAATTACAGTTATAGACAAAGATAAAATGCTGAAAAGATTACGTCAATATAAAAAGAGAATATTACAGTATCATAATAATCCAGAAAAGCTTAGAGAGGTATATATTAATATATTTGATAAAATTATATGGAAGAAAATGAAGGATGATGAAGCAGAAATTACTGTGAAGTTTCTTTTGGAGGATAGAAGTTAA
- a CDS encoding dynamin family protein encodes MSSFDEKIHELLQQSALQYIIYNKNEDTERVEKLNLFARKLLQKEFVIGFAGHFSAGKSSMINALSGEDILAASPIPTSANIVKVHKADEDFAIVYMHNEKPVKFSAGFDIKQVKELSKNGELVSQIEIGHSKSGLPLGVTVMDTPGVDSTDDAHAMSTESALHIADMVFYTMDYNHVQSELNFQFTKQLMKYNPNVYLIVNQIDKHRDSELSFDDFKQSVHHSFAAWGVTPKDIFFTSLREKDLPNNDFEKVKKIVMDSMNDWQEQLILTAENTLTKLQHEHETYLVEEKQDRFETYTDVVSEDDWASRHDILEQFDKLTRQTELFSFEQWDKLFDENRKELLTNAAIMPSDVREKLRNYLESQQEDFKVGGLFTAKKKTAEERERRKEEGFASFNHVVQSQITGHIKALMKTALKDVGALTDERAAAIDAKVFDMPVSVMEDQVQKNTIVTGDAVLNFANRVSEAAKRYFIQTTDAWKLEQKVVLEQVASEVSAPVKLKINAMTEKVQALQHIMQIDEFEAYNQKVMTQVSNELRAESKVHLEKWTRDHEQALKDIRPFDESMLKPKEQKVEEQAHQATEKIGAGLSADTVIQKALKTADIVSNVQGFKEVASFLTKKVERLQKRDFTIALFGAFSAGKSSFSNALMGERVLPVSPNPTTAAINKIRPVTPEHPHETADIHLKNEAQLLEDIQGSYAAIGLHVSSLKEAYERAEEGLAVKLTDERLNVHKSFIRAYSEGFDTFIPKLGTTLRVNRHDFEKYVAQENRSCFVDNIDFYFDSPLTRMGVTLVDTPGADSINARHTGVAFDYIRNADAILFITYFNHAFAKADREFLIQLGRVKDAFELDKMFFIVNAIDLASTMDEEEEVKGYVRSELQRFGIRFPRLYGVSSLLALKEKQDQQEHQSGMAPFEDAFHYFLNDELMGIAVQALQEEVDKTEARLYDLITQTEENLKRKDERLGELAHLEKHIRSNYQSTQTSMVESETKQELDELLYYVLQRVYYRYPDFFRESYNPSTFAQMPAQQALESALKEVLHALSFDFAQELRVTNFRLAQFVEKKMKERFKDEVRNLKELNPSFAFLAYEGTEPQLMDYTGPFSDITPYTSVKSYFKNAKSFFEKNEKEQLRDALEQLTKPDAQKFLEIEKEKLVEWANGFIAIDAEGLRQHMLEQAVEQIDTERLLLQEESRLAVWKDIYAQLKS; translated from the coding sequence ATGAGTTCGTTTGATGAAAAAATTCATGAATTGTTACAGCAATCAGCTTTACAATACATAATTTATAATAAAAATGAAGATACAGAACGTGTTGAAAAGCTTAATTTATTCGCACGCAAATTATTACAAAAAGAATTTGTTATTGGTTTTGCAGGGCATTTCTCAGCAGGTAAATCAAGTATGATTAATGCATTGTCAGGTGAAGATATTTTAGCGGCAAGTCCAATTCCAACGAGTGCCAACATTGTAAAGGTGCATAAGGCAGATGAGGATTTTGCAATCGTATATATGCACAATGAGAAGCCTGTAAAATTCTCTGCAGGCTTTGATATTAAACAAGTGAAAGAGCTAAGTAAAAATGGTGAGCTTGTGTCTCAAATTGAGATTGGGCATAGTAAATCTGGTTTACCACTTGGCGTAACGGTAATGGATACACCAGGTGTGGATTCAACAGACGATGCGCATGCGATGAGTACGGAATCAGCGCTTCATATTGCCGATATGGTATTCTACACGATGGACTACAACCACGTACAATCAGAGCTGAATTTCCAATTTACGAAGCAACTAATGAAATACAATCCAAATGTATATTTAATTGTTAACCAAATTGATAAGCACCGGGATTCAGAACTATCATTTGATGACTTTAAACAATCTGTGCATCATTCATTCGCAGCTTGGGGAGTGACGCCGAAAGATATTTTCTTCACATCCCTACGTGAAAAGGATCTTCCAAACAATGACTTTGAAAAAGTGAAAAAAATTGTTATGGATTCGATGAATGATTGGCAAGAACAATTAATTTTAACAGCTGAAAATACATTAACTAAATTACAACATGAGCATGAAACCTATTTAGTAGAAGAAAAGCAAGATCGTTTCGAAACCTATACAGATGTTGTATCTGAAGATGATTGGGCAAGTCGCCATGATATTTTGGAGCAATTCGACAAACTAACGCGTCAAACAGAGCTATTCTCGTTTGAACAGTGGGATAAATTATTTGATGAAAATCGTAAAGAGTTACTTACAAATGCAGCGATTATGCCATCTGATGTACGTGAAAAATTACGCAACTACTTAGAAAGCCAACAAGAGGACTTTAAAGTAGGCGGTTTATTCACAGCGAAAAAGAAAACGGCTGAGGAACGTGAACGTCGAAAAGAAGAAGGTTTTGCGAGCTTTAATCATGTTGTCCAATCACAAATTACAGGGCACATAAAAGCATTAATGAAAACGGCATTAAAAGATGTAGGTGCGTTAACAGATGAGCGTGCAGCTGCCATTGATGCAAAAGTTTTTGATATGCCCGTTAGTGTCATGGAAGATCAAGTGCAAAAAAATACAATTGTAACAGGCGATGCAGTATTAAACTTTGCAAACCGTGTTTCAGAAGCAGCGAAACGATACTTTATTCAAACAACAGATGCGTGGAAATTAGAACAAAAAGTGGTGCTTGAGCAAGTGGCTTCTGAAGTATCAGCACCAGTCAAACTAAAAATTAATGCGATGACTGAAAAAGTACAGGCATTGCAACATATTATGCAAATTGACGAGTTTGAAGCGTATAACCAAAAAGTGATGACACAAGTTTCCAATGAGTTACGCGCGGAGTCAAAAGTACATTTAGAAAAATGGACACGTGATCATGAACAAGCGTTAAAAGATATTCGTCCATTTGATGAATCTATGTTAAAGCCAAAAGAACAAAAAGTGGAAGAACAGGCCCATCAAGCAACAGAAAAAATTGGTGCAGGTTTAAGTGCGGATACAGTGATTCAAAAAGCGTTAAAAACTGCTGATATTGTAAGCAATGTTCAAGGGTTTAAGGAAGTAGCAAGCTTCTTAACGAAAAAAGTCGAGCGTTTACAAAAACGAGATTTTACGATTGCATTATTCGGTGCATTTAGTGCGGGTAAATCAAGCTTCTCCAATGCGTTAATGGGAGAACGTGTGTTACCAGTATCACCAAACCCGACAACAGCAGCGATTAACAAAATTCGCCCAGTAACACCAGAGCATCCACATGAAACTGCGGACATTCATTTAAAAAATGAAGCACAGCTACTGGAAGATATTCAAGGTTCGTATGCAGCTATCGGCTTACACGTCTCTTCATTAAAAGAAGCGTATGAACGTGCAGAAGAAGGACTAGCAGTAAAATTAACGGACGAACGTTTAAATGTGCATAAATCATTTATTCGTGCATACTCAGAAGGCTTTGATACATTCATTCCAAAATTAGGTACAACACTTCGAGTAAACCGTCATGATTTTGAAAAGTACGTAGCACAAGAAAATCGTTCATGCTTCGTTGATAATATTGATTTCTACTTTGATTCACCTCTGACTCGCATGGGCGTAACCTTAGTAGATACACCAGGAGCAGACTCCATCAATGCTCGTCATACAGGTGTTGCATTTGATTATATTCGAAATGCAGATGCGATTCTTTTCATCACATACTTTAACCATGCATTTGCAAAAGCGGACCGTGAATTCTTAATTCAATTAGGTCGTGTAAAAGATGCGTTTGAATTAGATAAAATGTTCTTCATCGTGAATGCGATCGACTTAGCTTCGACAATGGATGAAGAGGAAGAAGTAAAAGGGTATGTGCGCTCTGAATTACAACGCTTTGGTATTCGTTTCCCAAGACTTTACGGGGTATCAAGCTTACTCGCATTAAAAGAAAAGCAAGATCAACAAGAACATCAATCGGGTATGGCACCATTTGAAGATGCGTTCCATTATTTCTTAAATGACGAATTAATGGGCATCGCAGTTCAAGCATTACAAGAGGAAGTCGACAAAACCGAAGCGCGTTTATACGATTTAATCACGCAAACCGAAGAGAACTTAAAACGTAAAGATGAGCGTTTAGGCGAATTAGCGCACTTAGAAAAACATATCCGTTCGAACTACCAAAGTACACAAACGTCAATGGTTGAAAGTGAAACGAAGCAAGAATTAGATGAGTTATTATACTATGTGTTACAGCGTGTGTATTATCGTTATCCTGATTTCTTCCGTGAAAGCTATAACCCATCGACATTTGCTCAAATGCCAGCGCAACAAGCGTTAGAATCGGCATTAAAAGAAGTGTTACATGCATTAAGCTTTGACTTTGCGCAAGAATTACGTGTAACGAACTTCCGTTTAGCACAATTTGTTGAGAAGAAAATGAAAGAACGCTTTAAAGATGAAGTGCGTAATTTAAAAGAACTAAATCCAAGTTTTGCATTTTTAGCGTATGAAGGAACGGAACCACAATTAATGGATTATACAGGGCCATTTAGTGATATCACGCCTTATACAAGTGTTAAATCTTATTTTAAAAATGCAAAGTCATTCTTTGAGAAAAATGAGAAAGAACAATTACGTGATGCATTAGAACAGCTAACAAAACCAGATGCCCAAAAGTTTTTAGAAATAGAAAAAGAAAAATTAGTGGAGTGGGCAAATGGCTTTATTGCAATTGATGCAGAAGGATTACGCCAACATATGCTTGAGCAAGCTGTTGAACAAATCGACACAGAGCGTTTACTACTTCAAGAGGAAAGCCGTTTAGCTGTTTGGAAAGACATTTATGCACAATTAAAATCGTAA
- a CDS encoding cytochrome c oxidase subunit II has protein sequence MHLHKFEKWWLVFGCGSLVAFLIILGVGAFHTGTHPNESKNTINYEKVDEIAPFNNPGVHKVEGKEWDYEVVIVASAFYYNPPEIEVPLGAKVKFIATTKDVIHGFQVAGTNINMMLEPGYVSEYLAEMNQAGEYLILCNEYCGTGHTAMHSMLKVVDENATADSH, from the coding sequence ATGCACTTACATAAGTTTGAAAAGTGGTGGCTTGTGTTTGGATGCGGCTCATTAGTAGCATTTTTAATTATTTTAGGAGTTGGCGCATTCCATACAGGCACACACCCAAACGAGTCGAAAAATACGATTAACTATGAAAAAGTTGATGAAATTGCACCATTTAACAATCCAGGTGTTCATAAAGTAGAAGGAAAAGAGTGGGATTACGAAGTCGTAATCGTTGCTTCAGCATTCTACTATAATCCACCTGAAATCGAAGTTCCCCTTGGCGCAAAAGTGAAATTCATCGCAACGACAAAGGATGTTATTCACGGATTCCAAGTAGCTGGAACAAATATTAATATGATGTTAGAGCCTGGTTATGTTTCTGAATATTTAGCAGAAATGAATCAAGCTGGCGAATATTTAATCCTATGTAACGAGTACTGTGGTACTGGTCATACAGCAATGCATTCTATGTTAAAGGTGGTGGACGAAAATGCAACAGCCGACAGTCATTAA
- a CDS encoding MBL fold metallo-hydrolase, protein MFFKKKAEQSEHSGVRMMNGFIRFKAIRLNVYCFEVDGVLIDTGAAKLLDQFKPFFSEMDVDQIMLTHYHEDHSGCVQYLQKNYNLPVYMSDIRRLECKEKANYPLYRKLFWGSRPSFTAQAIGQQFSSRTSNWSVIETPGHTNDHLAFLNETTGQLFTGDLFVSPKTKVVLKEESIPQIISSIEKVLTYDFDEMYCNHAGFVKNGRQALKRKHEYLVELTNQIQIMNEEGLTLKEINHQLFHKKYPITRVSAGEWDSAHIVASVLRKS, encoded by the coding sequence ATGTTTTTTAAAAAAAAAGCAGAGCAAAGTGAACATTCTGGTGTACGTATGATGAATGGTTTTATACGCTTTAAAGCCATTCGATTAAATGTTTATTGCTTTGAAGTTGATGGCGTGTTAATCGACACGGGTGCCGCGAAACTACTTGATCAATTTAAGCCGTTCTTTTCAGAAATGGATGTTGATCAAATCATGTTAACACATTATCATGAAGACCATTCTGGCTGTGTGCAGTATTTACAAAAAAACTATAACTTGCCCGTGTATATGAGTGATATTAGACGATTAGAATGCAAAGAAAAGGCTAACTATCCCCTTTATCGAAAGTTATTTTGGGGAAGTCGCCCAAGTTTTACTGCACAAGCGATTGGACAACAATTTTCATCGAGAACATCGAACTGGTCTGTTATTGAAACACCAGGTCACACAAATGACCATTTAGCATTCTTAAATGAAACAACAGGTCAATTATTCACAGGAGATTTATTTGTATCTCCAAAAACGAAGGTTGTTTTGAAGGAGGAAAGCATTCCACAAATTATTTCATCGATTGAAAAAGTCCTTACATATGATTTTGACGAAATGTATTGTAATCATGCGGGCTTTGTAAAAAATGGACGCCAAGCATTAAAACGGAAGCATGAGTATTTAGTGGAGTTAACCAATCAAATTCAGATAATGAACGAGGAAGGCTTAACACTAAAAGAAATTAACCATCAACTATTTCATAAGAAGTATCCAATTACCCGTGTATCAGCAGGAGAATGGGATTCAGCACATATTGTTGCATCGGTATTAAGGAAAAGTTAA
- a CDS encoding DUF47 domain-containing protein codes for MFNSKKPDPFFEGLLNIAKNVQEGANFARECTITNIADLKQIQIKMKSYETAGDKLIHELIVKLNDSFMTPIEREDILSLAIKLDDILDGIENTIAHFEMYAFTEVNHYMRDFVDFIAKASDEAVKAMVLLNKRDLLGMHQHAILMKDYEHQCDEIFRKSITELFEVEKDPIRLIIFKDLYEQLEESADYCQTVANTIETIIMRNA; via the coding sequence ATGTTCAACTCAAAAAAACCAGATCCATTTTTTGAAGGATTATTAAATATTGCAAAAAACGTACAAGAGGGTGCAAATTTTGCAAGGGAATGTACAATTACAAACATTGCGGACTTGAAACAAATTCAAATTAAAATGAAATCATACGAAACAGCTGGCGATAAATTAATCCATGAATTAATCGTCAAATTAAATGATTCGTTCATGACACCGATTGAACGTGAAGATATTTTATCACTTGCGATCAAGTTAGATGATATTTTGGATGGAATTGAAAATACGATTGCGCATTTTGAAATGTATGCATTTACAGAAGTGAATCACTATATGCGTGATTTTGTAGACTTCATCGCGAAAGCCTCAGATGAAGCAGTAAAAGCAATGGTATTATTAAATAAAAGGGATCTATTAGGAATGCATCAACATGCAATTTTAATGAAAGATTATGAGCATCAGTGTGATGAGATTTTCCGTAAGTCGATTACGGAATTGTTCGAAGTTGAAAAAGATCCGATTCGCTTAATTATATTTAAGGACTTATATGAGCAATTAGAAGAAAGTGCCGACTATTGCCAAACAGTTGCAAATACAATTGAAACAATCATTATGCGTAATGCATAA
- a CDS encoding chemotaxis protein CheX has product MSTSKHIQTILNGTIHSLKSILPMNIDVKSPAVATEPYEQKEMGVLIGLVGDLKGRIIIDGSPEIFGAIGSAMFGMPLEGAMLESFTGELGNMIAGNLCTYVGQYDLELDITPPTVMVGNTKLYGFQQAFKLPATIDGVGDIVILYTIDDENE; this is encoded by the coding sequence TTGAGTACTTCAAAGCATATCCAGACGATTTTAAACGGGACTATTCATTCATTAAAATCAATTTTACCTATGAATATAGATGTTAAATCACCTGCAGTTGCAACTGAGCCATATGAACAAAAAGAAATGGGTGTACTAATTGGTCTTGTCGGAGATTTAAAGGGACGTATTATTATTGATGGCTCCCCTGAAATTTTTGGTGCTATTGGATCGGCAATGTTCGGAATGCCTCTAGAGGGTGCTATGCTTGAATCATTTACTGGTGAACTTGGTAATATGATTGCAGGAAATTTATGTACATATGTAGGTCAATATGATCTTGAATTAGATATTACCCCTCCAACAGTTATGGTCGGAAACACGAAACTATATGGATTCCAACAAGCATTTAAATTGCCTGCAACTATTGACGGTGTTGGTGACATCGTTATCCTTTACACAATTGATGACGAAAATGAATAA